The following DNA comes from Labrus mixtus chromosome 8, fLabMix1.1, whole genome shotgun sequence.
TCCCAGAAATTTACCAGAAATTTGTAACATTTCTTAACCATCTTAAAAGCTGTTTCATtgatagactgtaaatattaaggtttTATTGAATTAAGGTGACACATATTCAAACTTCCCCATTTGTAGATTTAGTCCAGTTACTCTATTAAAAattgaaagtttgttttttaatttaaatctatTTTCCAATACTTTTCCTAATAGCATATATGCCTCGTATTGGAAACCATATATCCCATTACGCAACAAATAAACGACTTAAAATGAAAATTGTCTtccttaaaaacatcttttagtATTCTTTAATTattgtattttggattcaaCCCATTGCATACACTTACTGCTATGAGACTAGTATGAGACACATCTGCCTTTAAATTTAAGCCACTggttgattgtgtttttaagtttttaaataaagaaagttagggggataaaaaaaaaattaggaaAATTACTGTCGGGCCAAACCAAATACGCTAAGGGTATGTACCAGAACAAGACTAGGAGTAGGAGGCGCAGATTGTATTTGAATGATCATACACAGGTAGTGTGtagtttctgtttcattttataaaacattttgaacgcCTTTAACGAGTCATTCTGTTTAATTCAAGTCACAACGAGTGAAATCCAAtatgaagccccccccccatctgaaGTGAAGGCATACGCCGGAAAGAAAAAACGTGTACACTCTCCTGCTATTGGTCCAAAGTTCCCCGCGAAAACTACGTCACCCGCAGTTTCGCGCCAGATCTGCAGGACTCGGACgtacacagaagaagaagaagaggtaaaTCATTCTTATTTTACTCAAGTATAACTTCATAAACGTATCGATTATTTCAGCTGATTGAAAGTTCATGTTGTTTTGCTCGTTTGTGGTTGAGTGTGCCCTTTCTGATGTTAACATGCTCATTGTAAGAGTTCACTGAAGTCAAACATTTGCAGGCAAGTCTCCGCTCATTGTTTCTAATGCACCCACATGTCAAATGGTGGTTGTGGGTTATTTTCGACTGAATCAGtgccttcaataaagtttagCATAAGATATATTGTGAATTAAAACGTACGTTGTTACGGTAAAGTTCAAGTTATTAATTCAAGAAAAAGAgactttgggtttttttttcttctccccatTATGGGTTATTGAAAAGTTCGGACACACTCGCTAAACAACACAACCCTTCAACTTCACAGGTGgattaacttaaaaataatcACACTTCGGATCTTTGTGTCTTCTAAAGAGTCACATTGAACATCATTTTTTAGCCTGGGGGAACCAAATTCCCACTTTTCCGCAGCCCATGCATGATACAAAGAAGAGAtacattttggatttttgtacaattttataaaaaatgcagcaggaaaagcaaaaaaatcagCATTGTGCACTTTTTTGGCTGCTCAAACTCAACCATCTTTCCATCCAGGCCTTTTACTGAGGTCTGGTGAATAGATGTGCTTCCCCCTTgagtcagagtttgttttgacttttttttagcagaGGTCACAAATTACTATgctaccttttttattttggttttgtatAACTGTATTTCTGCGCTTTAGATATCCTGAAACCATGTCTTCTCCAACATCGACTCCTGGCCGCAAACGTGGAAGGAACACAAACCCATCCACACGTATGCATCTTCTTTTAATAAGACCTTTCCTGTGTCCTAAATGAAAAGTGACGGCTCTGATGACTGTGTCacatgactgtgtttgtgtatacagtTGTCAATCTAAGTAATAACTTTTGTCATTTGTACCTGCAGCTAGCAGTGAGGGTcccacctcccctccctctcagAGGCGCAGAGACCATGACTCCTCCACCGGAGACCTCATGCCGATGCCGACCTCTCCTGCCACAGACGTGCTGAGTCCAGCAGCCCCTCAGGACACCTCTCTGTTCTCTAGCCCACGTCCCTCAGGTACTTACCACCCAACAAGTCCTGGGTTAAAGCTATTTTGGTTTATTTCagtctcatttatttattattattttcattttctttgtgtctcttttttaaacagtccaACCTAATGAAGTGGACATGAGCTCTCCTCTGATGTATGGGACCCCCAGCTCCAGGGTTGAAGGGACCCCACGCAGTGTAGTGCGAGGCACCCCAGCCCGACAGCGCCCTGATCTGGGCTCAGTCAGGAAGGCTCCACAAGTTGATCTCCAGTCTGAGCCGGTCAGTGGAGTCATCAGGAAGAAATGTATTGTCCAGATTGTGTCACTTGTTTTAATTGATCGAGTAAGGCCAGGGCTAttagcacaaagacaaacttGAAACCGCAGTAGCttaaaaatgttcttgttaTTTTGCAGCCCAGTACTGAGGGTGCCGTAGCCAGTGAGCCAAACTCGGGTCAGAGACTGGTGATTTGGGGGACTGACGTTAATGTCGGGACTTGCAAGGAGAAATTTCAGGTACATTTCAGCTTAATTCGATAGTCCACATTCTTGGTACTAAAGAGTTattgttgacatttttgcttCACTTCTCCTGCAGAGGTTTCTGCTGAGGTTCATCGACCCAACATCCACTGAAGACGAGAACGCTGGTCTGGACCTGAATGAGCCTTTATACATGCAGAAGCTGGAGGAGGTAGGGAATTCAGTGAatttgatttgagttatgtcTGAAACCGTTTTCACATAAGCACCACGGATAATacctagatatttacaggaggacttctccggagattctcccgacctagccgttcacatatgctcctcacagcgggggactttccctgtcagaggggaggggggtcgagggatttcccgacgtaagacgtgacgtaaataaacaacgcggaagtagcggccgaagcaacagagtccgctacacgacgttgtaatgagaatatttgcctttatatcaatgctatgtgtaatccaatggaatgacaacatccacaaaagagaggagaacaacatactgacgaacagaaaacataatgcagccgtttaattacgtgcacggagatcgtagtggttgcatgcagacactttagccggtcactgtatataaacgtcattctcttcctgttggctcaaattgaaatctccagagtatattcggccgcgttcagacatcagctcactcggatattctgcggataaaatactaggggtctggctggAGAATCTCAGAGTAAAGTCCGCgcgaaaaatttggctgtttgcgttcacacatagcctaaagaacctccggggagccaaatctccggagtttttcaggagatttcctgATGTGTGAAAAGGTTTTGAGTGGGACTAACTGAGAACCTGAACAATACCTCAGCTAGACCATTCATTAATGTAAACGTACTCATTCTTCTGTTGTGTCTCACAGATCAGTGTTGTCGGAGATCCAGTGCTGAGCGTGAACTGTCGGCACGTGCAGTCCTTTGATGCAGAACTTTACAGGCAGCTCATCTGCTACCCACAGGTAATATCCTATAATTATTCAGAACTTGATTGCAGACCTTGTGCACGAATAACAGACTGATGGAACAAATGATttgacctattttttttttttttaagaacaaaaaatattaaaggatctttatttttggctttatattttattttgtttttttaaaaggattgaattgaaatgttctttaaaaagcAGCACAATAACACACATGTTTAGAGAGGTGGAGGTTGATATGTCATTATGCCTTCCCTTCCCTCATTACAGAAATGAGAGGATTCATTAAAAAGCTTCCAAGATTTTCaaggtttctgtctttttaaaaggacgtttttttttcttgccactaaCTTTTGCTAAATGATGTGCTcgtgatggattaacgttgggtctttgtaatattaaataacaatgagtaaggtcttttacctgctgtttgtaaagtgtctcgaggtaacacttgttatgagtcggcgctacacaaataaagattgatgatgAACTCTTAGGTCAAGTTAATTGCTTTATTTTTGTCACTCTTATATCTTCTGGAAGTTTAAAACTTCTTTGTCTTGTTGAAATTGAATAATACTTTACACCTTGTCGTCTTGTGTCTGTACTTATagtgagttttatttttgtctttacagGAAGTCATCCCAACCTTCGACATGGCAGTCAATGAGCTTTTCTTTGAGCGCTTTCCAGACTCTGTCCTGGAGTTCCAGATCCAAGTCCGCCCCTACAACGCCCTGAAAACCAGGAACATGAGGAGCCTTAACCCAGAAGGTGTGTGGACTCGTTACGCTCACGTCACTGGATGTATACAAAGTGAAATCACACTTATTAGGACTGACATACCCAGACATATTTAGTGTGGGCTTTTTGTGAATATTGTCTGATACTTGGGTAAAATGTGAGACATCAGCTCGAGGCTTAAGCGTCTGTGTGCCTTCTGTGTTTCCCCTACAGACATCGATCAGCTGATCACTATCAGTGGCATGGTGATCCGCACCTCGCAGCTGATCCCGGAGATGCAGGAGGCGTTTTTCCAGTGCCAAGTGTGCGCCTACAGCACCCGTGTGGAGGTGGATCGCGGTCGCATTGCTGAGCCGGCTGTGTGTCGCCACTGCAACACCACCCACAGCCTGGCCCTTGTTCACAATCGCTCAGTCTTTTCAGACAAACAGATGGTGAGAGTCAGAGGGGTTAGAGCGTGGGTAACGGGGGCGTGTTGCTTACATTCAATGACACCTAACCCTCGGAATTGTGAAGGAGTAATTagcaatgtgttttttcctgttAAGGTGAGGGCATCTGTTCAGTTATCGATCTTGTTTCATTACAGGTTAAAATTCAGGAGTCTCCTGAAGACATGCCGGCAGGTCAGACGCCTCACACAACTATTGTCTATGCTCATAATGACCTGGTTGATAAAGTGCAGCCCGGAGACCGCATTAACATCACGGGTAAGATTTCCACAATCTCAGcaattcaggattttttttttttgatgaccaAATACATAACCAATGTCCCGCCAATAACCTGACTAGAGCTCTGACAAGGACAGTCAACTGATCCGTGTTTGCACCCGTAGACATCCTGAcctaacatctttttttttcccgaaATGTCCCTGCAGGTGTCTACAGAGCTGTCCCCATGCGCATGAACCCACGCCAGAACAGCGTGAAGTCGGTGTACAAGACCCACATCGACGCCATCCACTTCCGCAAGACAGACGAGAAGCGTCTGCACGGTTTGGACGAGGACGCCGATCAGAAGCTCTTCACTGAGGACCGGGTTCAGACTTTGAAGGAGCTGGCAGCGAAGCCAGACGTTTATGAACGCCTCTCCTCTGCCCTCGCGCCGAGCATCTATGAGCACGAGGACATCaaaaaggtgtgtgtgactAGCGCAAGACTTGAAGAACTTTGGAGtgagcaaacacaaactgtcagtCACACTGAGCTTCATGAATTGACAATCACATACAagtgtttgcattttaaatgaacattCAGTTGTGAGCCTAAATTGGCATTTTGTCATATTACAACAGGAAAAATACTTACTAACAGTAACAATAATGACtcctttcattcatttatttaggtGTGCTAGGTCCAGGGCCTTGTAATAATAGTCACTGGCTTCCTTTATTAGCAGACATAGTGCTTGAAAACCCTTACAGAGCAGTCTGATGTGCTAACTCCGAGGCTCTGTTAAAACTCATATGGCAGTTGATCGTACTAAGATATTGAATGGAACAATGTCTTCTTCAGTTCtgctataatttatttaaatatctgtttaaTACGATGTGATAGTAACAGTTTGTCATATTTCATGAGTTTTAAACTGCATCTTGTCTATAATTTGACATTGAAGATAtagacagtttttttaaatcttcaagaCAAAGTCCAAGAGAAGTGGTATAGTCACgtcttcatatatttattttttaataacaaaGCTTCTGGCTTGttcatcaaaatgtttaacTACAGTAAGCTCTTCCTCTTCCCATGTGAAAATATCCACAAGAccaaaggaaggaaaaaaaaaaaaaaaagctttatcaTGGAAATATAAAATGAAGGCAGAGAGAGTGATCAGTCCTGTGATCAGTGTCGGCACTTTCCATCTTCAAAATCTCTTGAGTCTAAAGATGCCCgattgtttttaaaatttaaGATGACACTTCGTTATCAGTCATTATGTGTGCTGTATTTTTGTGATAAACTGATATTCGTTGTTTTGTCGTATTTATCCCCTCTTCTGTTGGTTCCAGGGaattctgctgcagctgtttggcGGCACCCGCAAGGACTTCAGTCAGACCGGTCGGGGAAACTTCCGAGCGGAGGTGAACATCCTGCTCTGCGGAGACCCCGGCACCAGCAAGTCCCAGCTGCTGCAGTACGTGTACAACCTGGTGCCCCGCGGCCAGTACACGTCAGGGAAGGGCTCCAGCGCTGTGGGTCTCACCGCATACGTGATGAAGGACCCAGAGACCCGGCAGCTGGTCCTGCAGACTGGAGCTCTGGTGCTGAGCGACAACGGCATCTGCTGCATCGACGAGTTCGACAAGATGAGCGACGGCACCCGCTCGGTGCTGCATGAGGTCATGGAGCAGCAGACCCTCTCTATTGCAAAGGTATGTCTGGAAAGTTTTCAACACGAAAGACAAACTAGGGGACAGAACTCGGCTCTGGAAGAAAACGTGTTGATGATTCTGactcttgtgtttctgtctgtaggCTGGAATTATTTGCCAGCTGAACGCCCGTACTGCTGTGTTGGCCGCTGCCAATCCCATTGAATCTCAGTGGAACCCCAAAAAGACCACGATTGAGAACATTCAGCTGCCTCACACACTTTTGTCCAGGTGAGCACCAACTGAAGGAGCATTCACACTGAGACGCCTGATGGGGAAAACGTTCACTTTCATTCAACACGTACATTTTATGAAGAGGTTGGTTTCACTTATTGGCAGCCTTAAGAAAGCCTCACTTTGACAGTCCTTGAAGCAGCATACGCTCCACAGAGGACAAGTGTACTGTGTCTGAAGTGAAGGTGAAACTCTTGGAACATGGCAAGTCCTAAAGCACAAAAAGAACAATCTTATCACAGCTGACCAAACTGTGGCAGGTTTATTACCTTACATTCAAAGGAGAGTGAGTGTTCTTAAAAAGTTGACCTCTTGGTTTGtgtcaaacatttaacattttgattATCATAGTCATACAAGAGATACATGAACAGCATATTTTTGGCAGGTTATGGTGACATTGTGGTGTTTTCCTGACTCATTTGTTAGCCTCTTTCAATTTTATTTTCGCAACTgattaccgtaaaatccggtgtataagaagcacttttaatacctattttttcgtcttaaaagttggctgcgtcttatacaccggtgcgaccaatattccagtataaaatactgaaacacgcaCCGTCATTACAGCGGGTGCAGTAGCCCCTATCACTGTGACCTGATGcgattaaaaacccatccccgTGTATTGACagctgagtgcacgctgtgctggaAAAGACGGcgacacacttttttttttttttttttcaaatcttttctccctcacgaggtcataatcctgcatttacagaaaacagtggaatattgttctgtaaataaaccttgtggagtgttcttttgattgaaagagtcctatattaaagttaaagagtgaccagcgtgAATCGGGCAGCGCGActcgcaagctaggagtctgtgcctcacaactttccctgcagcaggctgagagctcaactaccgtactgtagctagtaggagcgcaaactccccaaagtgaaaacagacggaactaaaagagcgacacagctgcacagaaaatgcGCGTTGTAGACattgctgaacacaatataaatcatcACGCAGGCAAACGGTTTAAacatctttttctctctaagagaccttaaaaacagggtgcgtcttatataccAGTGCaacttatattctggattttacggTAAATGTCACACACATACTTGTACTACACATCCTGACATTTATTTGTATCATTGTTAATATGAGCAACTTATGAATTTTAATGTTTTAGATTAGGCAAACTGCTGAATAAAAACTTGTCAGACAACATTTGACTAAATTAACTCCaggattataaaaaataaacattcatctGAATGTTTGTCATTGTGTCTTTCAGTTGTTCAGTTTGCGTTTAACACTGCATTGCATCCTCCATCAGGTTTGACCTCATATTCCTGATGCTGGATCCTCAAGATGAAGCCTACGACCGCAGGCTGGCCCACCACCTGGTGTCCCTGTACTACCAAAGCGAGGAGCAGATTGAGGAGGAGTTCCTTGACATGGCGGTGCTGAAGGACTACATCGCATACGCACGGACATACATCAATCCAAGGCTGAGCGAGGAGGCCAGCCAGTTCCTCATTGAGGTTTGATGTTCCACAACGTTTACTGTAGGAGCTttctttggccttttttttaggttttgaGGAACACAATGTTAATTTGTGCATGTTGTTCATCAGGCCTACGTGGACATGAGGAAGATAGGCAGCGGTCGCGGGATGGTGTCCGCCTACCCCAGACAGCTGGAGTCCCTAATCCGCCTGGCAGAGGCCCACGCCAAGGTGCGCTTCTCTGAGAAGGTGGAGACCATCGATGTGGAGGAGGCCAAGAGGCTGCACCGAGAGGCCCTTAAACAGTCCGCAACTGACCCCAGAACAGGATTTGTTGACATCTCTATACTCACAACGGGTATGAGCCTTTTGGATATTAACCTGTGGGATGATTTTAGACTATTAATGAAGGTGATCTGTGATTTGAGACCGGGTGGGAACTATATATAAACTTAActaaaacatcaaaaaaaagctgaaaacaagATCTTTATGTTTGGACTGTTGGTTTACtttaacaagcaaacaaacaaactttaaatgatTTTGAATACAATGACTGTTTACAATCCCTGCAGTGCATTTGAGTGTATTGACGTGTCATTTCAGGTATGAGTGCAACTGCTCGCAAGCGCAAGGAGGAGGTGGCCCAGGCCCTGAAGAAACTGATCCAGGCCAAGGGGAAGACACCGGCCATGAAATACCAGCAGCTGCTTGAAGACCTCAGAGGACAGTCtgaaactgtaaatatttattttttaacttttcgtTCTTCTCCCTTAAGACACGAGAAAATGTGATGTTATTTCAAGTGCGTATCCTGAggtattataattataataagaGTTCTGTGGTAGTACGTGACATTTGTGCAAGCTTAAGTTATGCCTCATTAGATATCGGTCAGCCTGCTGCAGCCTCCACAGTGCAGAAGGACACGCAACCTTTAAGTCATGGCATTTAGTTTCCATacataacatttaaatgttttaataataaagGGATGTAATTTATGGTGACAACACTTTTGGCCCTTCCAGTATAGTCAGCCACAGTAAAGAGAAGCTACTAATGCATTTCACTTTCCTACcaagtaaaatgtaaagttataCATTATATTTGTCTATAAACACGATCACGACTTTCCGTAATGATTTGGTTCTATCACTTTGTTTTCAGGCGATCACTAAAGAGCTGTTCGACGAGGCTCTCCGGGCGCTGGCTGACGAGGATTATTTGACTGTTACTGGAAAGACTGTTCGTCTTCTTGCTTAAAGCACACCCTGCAATTATGTACAGACTGTAATTTTACATCCTATCCCgtattgaccttttttttttcttttcttttttttttcttgtgctgtAGAGAAAATATTTGTATAAATGAATCACCATATGTTTTTCTGGGAGTAAAAGAGAATTCACTCGGGTACAAGGACATGAGTCAGATTAACCACGTCTCATCCTTTGGTGTCCTGGtatggttaaaaaaattaaaataaataaaacatctataCCAGTTATTATTAGAGATCATATTTAAAAGcgcttgtttttcatttgtttaccTGCATTATGAAATGCTCTTTCATAGTTTTTGTGCTCTGTGATATGCTAACAGCTATGTCCCTTTACATTACATGATGACTTAAACATTGTTATGATGACCAAGAGTTTTTTGTCTTGTTCTGTGTGGGGAGAGGTTAAAGCAAAGTCAAATAAGTTCCTTATTTATAAGATCTTTGCAGTGTCTGGTAATTGAGTACTTATTTCCCATGAGTGAGTTATTCATTGTAGCTTTCATTGACAACTTGTTAtaagatgagaaaataaaatgttgctcCCTAAAACTTCttggacattttctttttttttttccccctcagtggTTTAATTGGATAACAATTTTCCTACAAGTGTCTTGAAAGTTGTTGCAAGTAAGTGAACCTGATCCTGTATCAGTGATCGACATATTGCAACCCAAAGTGCAGAAGTCTATATTTTGCATGTCTACCTAATCATTTAGCCAAAGTATTTTGCAGCTTCGTGTTCTCCAATAGAACTCTTACTGTGTTTCAGTCAGTGGTGACAAATGCAACGATGGGAGTCTGCACTAATGAACCGTCTGTTGGGTTGTAAGGATTGAGAGCTGAGGGATGGGGATAAGaggcttaatttttttttacatatcctACAGGTTTGCCTCCAGTGATTTTGACAGTTCTATAGATGGACTGTAAGAGATAACATCGACCGCAGAAAACCTGAACTGAACTTTTCTTCAACTCTGCCTGACCTGACCCTCAAACTGAAGTTCTATCCTAAAGGTATGTGGTGGCTCTTATTTGAACACTATAACCTTGACTCGTATCAATTTGTCATATTAACAACATTGTGAAGTCTTTCAGCTGGTCAGTCTTGTAACACTTAACAGGCACAAGGTGTGGAAAAGTGTTTTACAACATTTTACCTAAATACGGTTTATTATGCTCTCATCTTTTTCAGATAACTTGTAAATTTTTTTAGAGATCTTGTACTCAATGTTTCAtacaattccttttttttccactagCCTGGTCCAGACCATTTAATCCACCAGCTCCACTGATAGACTGATAAAAACAGAGTGTAATAGAGACACTGTTATCAGGCTGGATTTCCGTTTCTCTAAGCTTTTCGGAAGTGATGTACTGAAGCTGTTGGGCCACATATAACGAGGACATGTTGGATTCAGTGAGGAACCAGTGTCCAGGCCTTTTTCTAGCATTGGGTACCCAATAGGGCACACTATAATGGCCCTTCATCACATTCTCTTTAATGTATGTACACACTCCACTTATGGGAACTGTCATGTTTTCTCCTCCTAAAGGGCACAAGATCtcgaggataaaaaaaaagaattgttcCCACTGGAAGGACATCCTGGCTGGAGGGCACTATGTCATGCTTTCTCCGCTGAAGGCCACTTAATCACATTTTCGCAACAAAGAAAAGTGCATGTCAAGATGAATGTCTTTACTCTGGGAGGGCACAGTATCAGGATTTCTCAATGTTTTCTCTGACAGACGCACACAGGTGAGTGAGTTCCATCagtgccttttatttttttccaatctGAATCCATAGTGCTTACATTTGTCAACCTGAAAtgtccatttaaaaacaaggaGAGATGGAGTTTATAAAGTGATGTAATAAGCAGACAGTGGGATGTGATGTCATGAAACCTGCCTACTTTAACTTTAAAGTTCCTGGGTGTAAATGAAAGAGTAACCTTAGGGGATTCACTGGGCTTTAAGGCAAGTTCATGTTACCACTGGTGCCTCTAGTCTGACTGAATTCATAAAAGCAGAGTTGAGGCGTGAACCCGAGCAGCTTGCAGtggttttttaaaacactgtgaCGTCACAACTCTCTGCGCGTGCTTCTGGACTCGGCTGAAGAAGATGGCGGTCTCAGGTTTGTGGGCTTTAAAAACTAACATGTACGGCGACACAAAGTGTGGGCGAGGCTGGTGACTGGTTTATTTATCCACAAGCGAACGTGGCGAAAGTTATCCACTTTAATTGTTTACAAAAACCCGCCCCCGAACTGCAATGTGGTTTTCTCTCTTAATGTCTCCTCGACTAAAACAGTGGTCCATCTATGTCATGGAGCTAATGTGACTAGCTGAAGCTACCGAATAACGGTGAAGCTGGCTGAAATAGATCTCgcaaataaatttaaaaaaaagcgtATTTAATATGTATTATAGTGCAGCTATAAAGCTTTTGTCGGCTGTTTAACTTTCCCCTTTAATGTGGGGATTGTAAACAGCTGCAGACAACAGCAGCTAGCGTGGCTAACCACTAGAATATTCCAGCACCGCGTTGTGTCCGGCTGctcataaattatttatttcaggCTTGACTGCCTCGATACACATCTTTTTTTAGTTCGTAATAATATATTATAGATAAATACTATGCAGAAATGTAAcgatattgttttaatttagtGCTCCATCTCGTCTAATTTCAACAGGGTCGCTGCACTTTTAACTCCAGATATACAGGATGCAGGAAATAAATGATCTTCACCTCAGCGTCTGATACTGGAGTGTGGAGTGAAAGTGTGCAggacaaataaaacatgtagtTGACACGCTGTGTTAGTGCACAGCAGGAAGCATGGTCCCCAAACtaacaataaacaaacagattttcaGACTGTTGCACAAAACAATATTGATAAGGGTGTGAATAGCCTACACATTGTTTCCCCTTtgcatacatttaaacatacactatagaatagaattactttattgatcccaaactgggagattgtggtgttacagcagcaggttatccaaacacacaatatgagtgaaaaacacaataatctaaacacaatataatattaactacaaagtaaataagtactaaaaatatcaaaactaagaatgtgaatatatatacaaccaggatttatctaagcattactagtcttaaataggaagattaaatgtaaatgtgcaagaacagagttataaatggttgtaaattaaat
Coding sequences within:
- the mcm4 gene encoding DNA replication licensing factor MCM4, whose amino-acid sequence is MLPFLFWFCITVFLRFRYPETMSSPTSTPGRKRGRNTNPSTPSSEGPTSPPSQRRRDHDSSTGDLMPMPTSPATDVLSPAAPQDTSLFSSPRPSVQPNEVDMSSPLMYGTPSSRVEGTPRSVVRGTPARQRPDLGSVRKAPQVDLQSEPPSTEGAVASEPNSGQRLVIWGTDVNVGTCKEKFQRFLLRFIDPTSTEDENAGLDLNEPLYMQKLEEISVVGDPVLSVNCRHVQSFDAELYRQLICYPQEVIPTFDMAVNELFFERFPDSVLEFQIQVRPYNALKTRNMRSLNPEDIDQLITISGMVIRTSQLIPEMQEAFFQCQVCAYSTRVEVDRGRIAEPAVCRHCNTTHSLALVHNRSVFSDKQMVKIQESPEDMPAGQTPHTTIVYAHNDLVDKVQPGDRINITGVYRAVPMRMNPRQNSVKSVYKTHIDAIHFRKTDEKRLHGLDEDADQKLFTEDRVQTLKELAAKPDVYERLSSALAPSIYEHEDIKKGILLQLFGGTRKDFSQTGRGNFRAEVNILLCGDPGTSKSQLLQYVYNLVPRGQYTSGKGSSAVGLTAYVMKDPETRQLVLQTGALVLSDNGICCIDEFDKMSDGTRSVLHEVMEQQTLSIAKAGIICQLNARTAVLAAANPIESQWNPKKTTIENIQLPHTLLSRFDLIFLMLDPQDEAYDRRLAHHLVSLYYQSEEQIEEEFLDMAVLKDYIAYARTYINPRLSEEASQFLIEAYVDMRKIGSGRGMVSAYPRQLESLIRLAEAHAKVRFSEKVETIDVEEAKRLHREALKQSATDPRTGFVDISILTTGMSATARKRKEEVAQALKKLIQAKGKTPAMKYQQLLEDLRGQSETAITKELFDEALRALADEDYLTVTGKTVRLLA